From a region of the Candidatus Brocadia sp. genome:
- a CDS encoding AtpZ/AtpI family protein has protein sequence MENKKFSRDIGKSAKELMNARKEKSDFWRYANLLGVGGWVFVIPIIGGAYLGRYLDKKTHGEGISWTITLIIIGIAVGIYNVWYLFIRKPQQ, from the coding sequence ATGGAAAACAAGAAATTCTCCAGGGATATCGGGAAATCTGCAAAGGAACTGATGAACGCGCGAAAAGAGAAATCTGATTTCTGGCGCTACGCCAATCTCCTTGGCGTCGGGGGATGGGTTTTTGTTATCCCGATAATCGGAGGCGCTTATCTTGGAAGGTATCTGGATAAAAAGACGCACGGAGAAGGTATTTCATGGACGATAACACTTATCATCATCGGCATAGCCGTTGGTATTTATAATGTCTGGTATTTGTTCATCAGGAAACCTCAGCAATGA
- a CDS encoding DUF4160 domain-containing protein — protein sequence MPTISMFFGIVVSLYFIDNRKHKRPHIHVKYQNSEAVISIPDGELLDGELPPAKMRLVLAWIEIHKDELMADWDLAVNGQQPFKIDPLR from the coding sequence ATGCCAACAATATCAATGTTTTTTGGTATCGTTGTGTCGCTCTATTTTATTGATAACAGGAAGCATAAACGTCCACATATCCATGTAAAATATCAGAATAGCGAAGCCGTTATTTCAATTCCTGACGGTGAACTTCTTGACGGAGAATTGCCTCCAGCCAAAATGCGATTGGTTTTGGCCTGGATTGAAATTCACAAAGATGAGCTTATGGCTGACTGGGATTTGGCAGTTAACGGACAACAGCCATTTAAAATCGATCCCTTGAGGTAA
- a CDS encoding DUF2325 domain-containing protein, which yields MSVLIVGGDHLGSIPKELNKIDVTDVRHITGRSGQKIRDEIPEAIDFIIMLCDFVNHNLAYKIKKSAENKDIPILYAKRSWASIYQKMKECQSQLRKAGLPLVLK from the coding sequence ATGTCGGTGCTTATCGTAGGCGGTGACCATTTAGGAAGTATTCCGAAAGAACTGAATAAAATCGATGTTACCGATGTACGGCATATAACGGGTAGGAGTGGACAAAAGATCCGTGACGAAATCCCGGAAGCGATAGATTTTATCATCATGTTGTGCGACTTTGTGAATCATAATCTGGCATACAAGATAAAGAAATCGGCGGAAAATAAAGATATTCCCATTTTGTATGCAAAGAGATCATGGGCGTCAATATATCAAAAAATGAAGGAATGTCAGAGCCAATTAAGAAAGGCGGGGTTGCCACTTGTGTTGAAATAA
- the atpB gene encoding F0F1 ATP synthase subunit A — translation MKIFNIFPETIFSIGPVQITDTVITTWIVMAAIIAICYLSTRKLSVKPSFFQEILEAIFEAIEKTIKDILPLDPWLVVPVLGTLWFLIGFSNLAGLIPGLKTPTADLNTTFAFALISFSMTHVVGIATQGLRGYLMHYKEPTWILLPFHLIAEVTRTVALAVRLFGNMLSGDMIAIILLGIVGLLVPIPFSLLHIIIALIQAYIFGVLTLVFIAGGMRTTSEKEA, via the coding sequence ATGAAAATATTTAATATTTTCCCTGAAACAATTTTTTCAATTGGCCCCGTCCAGATCACGGACACCGTTATTACCACATGGATAGTCATGGCGGCTATCATAGCAATTTGCTATCTTTCAACAAGGAAACTCTCCGTAAAGCCGTCTTTTTTCCAGGAGATTTTGGAAGCTATCTTTGAGGCAATTGAAAAAACGATAAAGGATATTCTGCCGTTGGATCCATGGTTAGTTGTTCCTGTGCTGGGCACACTATGGTTCCTGATCGGTTTCTCTAATCTGGCCGGTTTAATACCGGGGTTGAAAACCCCTACCGCTGACCTCAATACAACATTCGCATTTGCCTTAATATCTTTTTCCATGACCCACGTCGTTGGTATAGCAACGCAAGGGCTGAGAGGATATCTTATGCACTATAAAGAGCCAACGTGGATATTGCTTCCTTTCCATCTTATAGCAGAGGTCACAAGGACGGTAGCGCTTGCCGTTCGGCTCTTTGGAAATATGTTAAGCGGCGATATGATTGCCATTATACTTCTCGGGATAGTCGGATTACTGGTGCCGATCCCGTTTAGTTTATTACATATTATTATTGCCCTTATACAGGCATATATATTTGGAGTTTTAACGCTGGTGTTTATTGCCGGAGGTATGAGAACAACATCTGAAAAGGAGGCTTGA
- the atpF gene encoding F0F1 ATP synthase subunit B — translation MKFNIWTLLFQIINFVVLLFILKRILYKPIREIIEKRRGLIAKTVEDAEKTKKEAQELKEKHEEEMKKVKELQGQMLEQTRDESLKDRNKLLHEAEQDAAKIIEKEKALFDAEKRRVEAGLKNKTLEIASIFASNLLEDIADEELHKAIVRKFMKGNGGIVSDITKIKGKDETVAIELVTAYPLNMDDIKLFQETLESHIAKKVKINTTVDKTLIAGLKMKAYDMIYDSSLAGQVNALASRLKETT, via the coding sequence ATGAAATTCAATATCTGGACACTGCTATTTCAGATCATAAACTTTGTTGTTTTGCTGTTTATCCTGAAGCGAATATTATATAAGCCTATACGGGAAATCATCGAAAAGCGGCGGGGGCTTATAGCAAAAACTGTCGAGGATGCTGAAAAGACAAAAAAAGAGGCGCAAGAGCTTAAGGAAAAGCATGAGGAAGAGATGAAAAAGGTAAAGGAACTTCAAGGTCAGATGCTCGAACAGACGCGGGATGAATCTCTTAAAGACAGAAATAAGTTACTGCATGAGGCTGAGCAAGATGCCGCGAAGATAATCGAAAAAGAAAAGGCCTTGTTTGATGCTGAAAAAAGGAGGGTGGAAGCGGGGTTGAAAAACAAAACCCTTGAGATTGCCTCAATCTTTGCATCAAACCTTTTAGAGGATATCGCAGATGAAGAGCTTCATAAGGCAATAGTGAGAAAGTTTATGAAGGGGAACGGAGGAATTGTTTCTGATATTACGAAAATAAAAGGAAAGGATGAAACCGTAGCCATAGAACTTGTTACTGCCTATCCACTCAATATGGACGATATAAAACTCTTTCAGGAAACTCTCGAATCACATATTGCAAAAAAAGTGAAAATTAATACCACCGTTGACAAGACCCTTATTGCAGGGCTAAAGATGAAGGCCTACGATATGATTTACGATTCCTCGCTGGCAGGCCAGGTGAATGCACTCGCTTCCAGACTTAAAGAAACTACGTAA
- the atpD gene encoding F0F1 ATP synthase subunit beta translates to MYDTATIHLDRKTFENQRSYVTIAFMKGVIIAIHGDVIEIEFSEGLPNINDSLVVKKTDETNIILEVHDHISSTSVKAIALGFTQGLKRGMTVVSSGSSLKIPAGKNCLGRAFNVFGEPIDGKPPLENSHLIPIHKASPVLEEQIPASGILETGIKIIDLLSPFPRGGKIGLFGGAGVGKTVLLMEFIYKIAKVYSGTSIFCGVGERMREGHELWREMERQDIIGNAILVFGQMCESPGIRFRTPLTAIALAEFFRDEMGSDILFLMDNIYRFVQAGNEVSVLLGRLSSRVGYQPTLLSEIAEVEERIVSTQKGSITSVQAIYVPADDITDPAVANVFPHLDTTVVLSREIASKGLYPAIDPLLSTSKFLSPEDAGERHYEISRKAKEHLSRYKELLDIIAMLGIEELSPADRLIVKRARRLEMFLTQPFFLTEEFTGRKGKHVPLSKTLDGCEMILSGKMDDTSENAFFMIGDMGEIK, encoded by the coding sequence ATGTATGATACAGCGACAATTCATCTGGACAGAAAAACATTTGAAAACCAGCGTTCTTATGTTACGATTGCATTTATGAAGGGTGTTATCATTGCTATCCACGGAGACGTTATTGAGATTGAGTTCAGCGAGGGACTTCCCAACATCAATGATTCCCTTGTGGTAAAAAAAACGGATGAGACAAATATCATCCTCGAAGTCCATGACCACATAAGCAGCACAAGCGTAAAAGCTATTGCGCTTGGATTTACCCAGGGTCTGAAAAGGGGCATGACTGTCGTCTCTTCAGGCAGTTCACTCAAAATTCCTGCCGGTAAGAATTGTCTGGGAAGGGCATTCAATGTCTTTGGTGAGCCGATAGACGGTAAGCCTCCACTTGAAAATTCTCATCTGATACCTATTCATAAGGCGTCCCCTGTTCTTGAAGAACAGATACCCGCTTCAGGCATCCTCGAGACGGGCATAAAGATCATAGACCTTCTCTCTCCATTTCCCAGAGGTGGTAAAATCGGCCTTTTTGGAGGCGCCGGCGTAGGAAAGACCGTATTGCTTATGGAATTCATTTACAAAATAGCAAAGGTTTATTCTGGAACATCCATATTTTGCGGTGTCGGAGAAAGGATGCGGGAGGGTCACGAACTCTGGCGGGAGATGGAAAGGCAGGATATCATAGGGAACGCAATACTCGTATTTGGCCAGATGTGCGAATCTCCGGGGATACGGTTTAGAACCCCGTTAACGGCAATTGCCCTGGCAGAATTCTTCAGGGATGAAATGGGAAGCGATATCCTTTTCTTAATGGATAATATCTATCGGTTTGTTCAGGCAGGGAACGAGGTTTCTGTCCTTTTGGGAAGACTTTCCTCACGGGTAGGTTACCAGCCGACCCTCCTTTCTGAGATTGCTGAAGTGGAGGAGAGAATCGTATCAACACAAAAGGGTTCGATCACTTCTGTGCAGGCAATATATGTGCCGGCAGATGATATAACAGACCCGGCCGTCGCAAATGTCTTTCCCCATCTCGACACAACAGTCGTTCTTTCCCGTGAAATAGCATCAAAAGGGCTTTACCCGGCTATCGACCCCCTGCTTTCAACTTCAAAATTCCTTAGCCCTGAAGATGCCGGAGAAAGGCACTATGAAATCTCAAGAAAGGCAAAAGAGCATCTTTCGAGGTATAAAGAACTCCTTGATATTATTGCTATGCTGGGTATCGAAGAGCTTTCTCCGGCTGACAGACTTATTGTAAAGAGGGCCAGGAGACTTGAGATGTTCCTTACGCAGCCTTTTTTTCTCACCGAAGAATTTACGGGCAGGAAAGGGAAGCACGTGCCGCTCAGCAAGACCCTCGATGGTTGCGAGATGATACTTTCAGGGAAAATGGATGATACATCGGAGAATGCATTTTTTATGATCGGCGATATGGGAGAGATAAAGTGA
- the atpE gene encoding ATP synthase F0 subunit C — protein sequence MDAKTVVISVSIIAAALVMAIGGYGPAKALGKALTEALDAIARQPEASDKIMRALFVGMALIESIAIYAFVIALIVLFANPLIGYIVK from the coding sequence ATGGATGCTAAAACCGTAGTTATTTCTGTTTCTATAATAGCCGCAGCGCTTGTCATGGCTATTGGTGGATATGGTCCTGCAAAGGCATTGGGAAAGGCGCTTACCGAGGCGCTTGACGCAATAGCGAGACAACCCGAGGCGTCAGATAAGATTATGAGAGCCCTTTTTGTTGGAATGGCCCTGATTGAGTCCATTGCCATCTATGCATTTGTCATTGCACTGATCGTCCTTTTTGCAAATCCTCTTATCGGGTATATTGTAAAATGA
- a CDS encoding DUF2442 domain-containing protein — protein MNPRVKAVKARNDYKLEITFSNNEVGMYDCSPLLNFGVFTELKDKIYFQQARAAHGTVVWPHEQDICPDTLYLDSVKIKKSPNKSLQRTGTKSRTSR, from the coding sequence ATGAATCCAAGAGTAAAAGCAGTAAAGGCAAGAAATGACTATAAACTCGAGATAACCTTCTCAAATAATGAGGTTGGCATGTACGATTGCAGTCCTTTGCTTAATTTCGGTGTATTCACCGAGTTGAAAGACAAAATTTATTTTCAGCAGGCTAGGGCGGCACATGGAACTGTCGTATGGCCACATGAGCAGGATATATGTCCCGACACGTTATATTTAGATTCTGTAAAAATAAAAAAGTCTCCTAACAAATCACTCCAGCGGACTGGCACAAAAAGCCGTACCAGCCGCTAA